One window from the genome of Helicobacter pylori encodes:
- the accA gene encoding acetyl-CoA carboxylase carboxyl transferase subunit alpha, whose translation MAIYLDFENHIKEIQNEIELALIRGDEDAKEILEKRLDKEVKSIYSNLTDFQKLQLARHPDRPYAMDYIDLILKDKYEVFGDRHYNDDKAIVCFIGKIDNVPVVVIGEEKGRGTKNKLLRNFGMPNPCGYRKALKMAKFAEKFNLPILMLVDTAGAYPGIGAEERGQSEAIAKNLQEFASLKVPTISVIIGEGGSGGALAIAVADKLAMMEYSIFSVISPEGCAAILWDDPSKTEVAIKAMKITPRDLKEAGLIDDIILEPSKGAHRDKFSAANTIKEYFLDALRAIQQDPHFLENRYQKLMSLGSFVEGMN comes from the coding sequence ATGGCCATTTATTTAGATTTTGAAAATCATATTAAAGAGATTCAAAATGAAATTGAATTAGCCCTTATTAGAGGCGATGAGGACGCTAAAGAAATCTTAGAAAAAAGATTGGATAAGGAAGTTAAAAGCATTTACTCCAATCTCACTGATTTTCAAAAACTCCAGTTAGCAAGACACCCTGACAGACCCTACGCTATGGATTACATTGATCTCATCTTAAAAGATAAGTATGAAGTCTTTGGGGATAGGCACTATAACGATGATAAAGCGATTGTGTGTTTTATAGGGAAAATTGATAATGTTCCGGTTGTGGTGATCGGAGAAGAAAAAGGCAGAGGGACTAAAAACAAGCTCTTAAGAAATTTTGGCATGCCTAACCCTTGTGGTTATCGTAAGGCTTTGAAAATGGCGAAATTTGCTGAAAAATTTAATTTGCCTATTTTAATGCTTGTAGATACAGCCGGGGCGTATCCGGGAATTGGCGCAGAGGAAAGAGGCCAGAGTGAAGCGATCGCTAAAAACCTCCAAGAGTTCGCTTCCTTAAAAGTCCCTACTATTTCTGTAATTATCGGTGAAGGGGGCAGTGGTGGTGCGTTAGCGATTGCAGTGGCTGACAAATTGGCTATGATGGAATATTCCATTTTTAGCGTTATATCCCCAGAAGGTTGTGCGGCGATTCTTTGGGATGACCCTAGCAAGACTGAAGTGGCCATTAAAGCGATGAAAATCACGCCTAGAGACTTAAAGGAGGCGGGGCTTATTGATGATATTATTTTAGAGCCTAGCAAAGGGGCTCATAGAGACAAATTTTCAGCCGCTAACACGATCAAAGAGTATTTTTTAGACGCTCTAAGGGCTATCCAACAAGACCCTCATTTCCTTGAAAACCGCTATCAAAAATTAATGTCGCTTGGTTCGTTTGTGGAGGGAATGAATTAG
- a CDS encoding beta-ketoacyl-ACP synthase II codes for MRRIVVTGMGMINSLGLNKEDSFLAIAKGECGIKNIESFDASAFPVRIAGEITDFDPTEVMNPKDVKKAGRFIQLALKATREAMKDSGILDAHNRCPEELANRMGVSSGSGIGGLGNIEANSIFCFEKGPRKVNPFFITSALVNMIGGFTSIEFGIKGPNLSSVTACAAGTHAIIEAVKTILLNGADKMLVVGAESTICPVGIGGFASIKALSTRNDEPKKASRPFDKDRNGFVMGEGAGALVLEEYESAKKRGAKIYAEFAGYGESGDANHITAPAPEGEGAFRAMKMALEMAKVEVGYVNAHGTSTHYNDWYESIALKNVFGSKDKVPPVSSTKGQIGHCLGAAGALEAVISIMAMNQGILPPTINQETPDPECDLDYIPNTAREKQVDAVMSNSFGFGGTNGVVIFKKA; via the coding sequence GTGCGTCGGATTGTAGTAACTGGAATGGGAATGATCAATTCGCTAGGTTTAAATAAAGAAGATTCTTTTTTAGCGATCGCTAAAGGGGAATGCGGTATCAAAAACATAGAAAGTTTTGATGCGAGCGCGTTTCCTGTGCGTATTGCTGGAGAAATCACTGACTTTGACCCTACAGAGGTGATGAATCCCAAAGATGTTAAAAAGGCGGGTCGTTTCATTCAATTAGCCTTGAAAGCCACAAGAGAGGCGATGAAAGATAGTGGGATTTTAGACGCTCACAATAGATGCCCTGAAGAATTGGCAAACCGCATGGGCGTAAGCTCTGGCTCTGGGATTGGCGGGTTAGGTAATATTGAAGCGAATTCCATTTTTTGTTTTGAAAAAGGCCCTAGAAAAGTCAATCCCTTTTTTATCACTTCTGCGTTAGTGAATATGATTGGTGGTTTCACTTCCATTGAGTTTGGCATTAAAGGGCCTAATCTCTCTAGCGTAACGGCTTGTGCAGCAGGCACTCATGCCATTATTGAAGCGGTTAAAACCATTTTGCTTAATGGGGCTGATAAAATGCTAGTCGTGGGAGCGGAATCCACCATTTGTCCTGTAGGGATTGGAGGGTTTGCGAGCATTAAAGCCCTTTCTACAAGGAATGATGAGCCTAAAAAAGCTTCAAGACCTTTTGATAAGGATCGCAATGGTTTTGTGATGGGCGAAGGCGCTGGGGCTTTGGTGCTTGAAGAATACGAGAGCGCGAAAAAAAGAGGAGCAAAAATTTATGCAGAATTTGCCGGATATGGCGAGAGCGGCGATGCTAACCACATCACAGCCCCAGCCCCTGAGGGTGAAGGGGCTTTTAGAGCCATGAAAATGGCTTTAGAAATGGCGAAAGTGGAAGTAGGCTATGTGAACGCTCATGGGACTAGCACGCATTATAACGATTGGTATGAAAGCATCGCTCTAAAAAATGTGTTTGGCTCTAAAGACAAAGTCCCTCCCGTCAGCTCCACTAAAGGGCAGATTGGGCATTGCTTGGGCGCTGCGGGTGCGTTAGAAGCCGTTATTTCTATCATGGCTATGAATCAAGGGATCTTACCTCCTACCATCAATCAAGAAACGCCTGACCCAGAATGCGATCTAGATTATATCCCTAATACGGCTAGAGAAAAACAAGTGGATGCGGTGATGAGTAACTCATTTGGTTTTGGTGGCACTAATGGTGTTGTGATTTTCAAAAAAGCCTAG
- the acpP gene encoding acyl carrier protein produces the protein MALFEDIQAVIAEQLNVDVAQVTPEAEFVKDLGADSLDVVELIMALEEKFGIEIPDEQAEKIVNVGDVVKYIEDNKLA, from the coding sequence ATGGCTTTATTTGAAGATATTCAGGCAGTTATTGCTGAGCAGTTGAATGTGGATGTGGCGCAAGTTACGCCAGAGGCGGAATTTGTGAAGGATTTGGGTGCGGACTCTTTAGATGTCGTGGAATTAATCATGGCGTTAGAAGAAAAGTTTGGCATTGAGATTCCTGATGAGCAAGCGGAAAAAATCGTCAATGTGGGCGATGTGGTGAAGTATATTGAGGATAATAAACTAGCTTAA
- the fabG gene encoding 3-oxoacyl-ACP reductase FabG, whose amino-acid sequence MQFTGKNVLITGASKGIGAEIAKTLASMGLKVWINYRSNAEVADALKNELEEKGYKAAVIKFDATSESDFVEAIQTIVQSDGGLSYLVNNAGVVRDKLAIKMKTEDFHHVIDNNLTSAFIGCREALKVMSKSRFGSVVNVASIIGERGNMGQTNYSASKGGMIAMSKSFAYEGALRNIRFNSVTPGFIETDMNATLKDELKADYVKNIPLNRLGSAKEVAEAVAFLLSDHSSYITGETLKVNGGLYM is encoded by the coding sequence ATGCAATTCACAGGGAAAAATGTTCTCATTACCGGGGCTTCTAAAGGCATTGGGGCCGAAATCGCCAAAACTCTCGCTTCTATGGGGCTGAAAGTTTGGATCAATTACCGCAGTAATGCTGAAGTGGCTGACGCTTTGAAAAATGAGCTTGAAGAAAAAGGCTATAAGGCAGCTGTCATTAAATTTGATGCGACTTCTGAAAGCGATTTTGTTGAAGCGATACAAACCATTGTCCAAAGCGATGGGGGTTTGTCTTACTTGGTGAATAACGCCGGTGTGGTGCGCGATAAATTAGCGATCAAAATGAAAACAGAAGATTTTCACCATGTCATAGACAATAATCTCACTTCAGCTTTTATAGGTTGCAGAGAAGCTTTAAAGGTGATGAGTAAGAGTCGTTTTGGGAGCGTGGTTAATGTCGCTTCTATCATTGGTGAAAGAGGCAATATGGGGCAGACAAACTACTCAGCGAGTAAGGGGGGGATGATTGCGATGAGCAAGTCCTTTGCTTATGAGGGAGCTTTGAGGAATATTCGTTTCAACTCTGTAACGCCAGGCTTTATAGAAACCGACATGAACGCCACTTTGAAAGATGAACTCAAAGCGGATTATGTTAAAAACATTCCTTTAAACAGGCTAGGATCTGCTAAGGAAGTGGCAGAAGCGGTAGCGTTTCTTTTGAGCGATCACTCTAGTTACATCACTGGAGAGACTCTCAAAGTCAATGGCGGGCTTTATATGTAA
- the rpsU gene encoding 30S ribosomal protein S21: protein MPGIKVREGDAFDEAYRRFKKQTDRNLVVTECRARRFFESKTEKRKKQKISAKKKVLKRLYMLRRYESRL, encoded by the coding sequence ATGCCAGGGATTAAGGTTAGAGAAGGCGATGCGTTTGATGAAGCTTACAGGAGATTCAAAAAGCAAACCGATCGCAATTTGGTGGTAACAGAATGCCGTGCTAGAAGGTTCTTTGAGTCTAAGACTGAAAAACGCAAAAAACAAAAAATCAGTGCTAAAAAGAAAGTCTTAAAGCGTCTTTATATGTTAAGGCGTTATGAATCAAGACTATAA